The Streptomyces puniciscabiei genomic interval TGCAAGACCGTGGTCCTCACCAACGGCTGCGGCGGCCTGCGCGAGGGCATGCGCCCCGGCCAGCCGGTCCTGATCAGCGACCACATCAACCTGACGGCGACGTCCCCGATCGTCGGCGCCAACTTCGTCGACCTGACCGACCTGTACTCGCCCCGCCTGCGCGCCCTGTGCAAGGAGATCGACCCCTCCCTGGAGGAGGGTGTCTACGCGCAGTTCCCCGGCCCGCACTACGAGACCCCGGCCGAGATCCGCATGGCCCGCGTCATCGGCGCGGACCTGGTCGGCATGTCCACGGTCCTGGAGGCCATCGCCGCCCGCGAGGCCGGCGCCGAGGTGCTGGGCATCTCCCTCGTCACCAACCTCGCGGCCGGCATGACCGGCGAGCCCCTCAACCACGAGGAGGTCCTCCAGGCGGGCCGCGACTCGGCGGCACGGATGGGGCAGCTGCTGGGCCAGGTGCTGGGCAAGCTGTAAGCGGACGCTGTACTCCTGCCCCGCCCGC includes:
- a CDS encoding purine-nucleoside phosphorylase, whose amino-acid sequence is MNASLLPDDIQGDPYAAADAAAARLRALTGAETHDVALVMGSGWAPAVDALGAPDAEFQVTELPGFPPPAVEGHGGKIRSYSFGDKRALVFLGRTHYYEGRGVAAVAHGVRTAVAAGCKTVVLTNGCGGLREGMRPGQPVLISDHINLTATSPIVGANFVDLTDLYSPRLRALCKEIDPSLEEGVYAQFPGPHYETPAEIRMARVIGADLVGMSTVLEAIAAREAGAEVLGISLVTNLAAGMTGEPLNHEEVLQAGRDSAARMGQLLGQVLGKL